The Humulus lupulus chromosome 3, drHumLupu1.1, whole genome shotgun sequence genome window below encodes:
- the LOC133823262 gene encoding uncharacterized protein LOC133823262, whose amino-acid sequence MDSSPSIDAVPGLKEKESMVDPFLVEALQNPRHRLTILRMELDIQRFLHNSDQQQFEFQHFPTSYLRLAAHRVAQHYGLQTMVQDGGLDGQGNRILVRKTAENRYPAVRLSEIPAKQLESDKPEHVKIVIRPRPNKGSLNGLNELGTKRNSFRSVEERKEEYDRARARIFSSPNSPDSDDTLSQASVDVKPVGLSRDDNDSGRNMIFDPDKNMSIRDNNPSRVAIFRDREKDRIDPDYDRSYERYVRNLPTNQNFNLAHFNMQKIQPPFVQYDPIFSQLGQMPRAQTSLNYGPGPSSPMMNPFCAMGLNQTSRDAAYIQWSTAAMMYAHSYEQSRHAGFQAPLCQQPLSFDYSQNH is encoded by the exons ATGGACTCGTCGCCTTCAATCGATGCCGTTCCGGGGCTCAAAGAGAAAGAGTCAATGGTTGACCCTTTCTTGGTTGAGGCTCTCCAAAACCCTCGTCACCGTCTCACCA TTTTGCGAATGGAACTTGATATCCAGAGGTTTTTGCACAATTCTGATCAACAGCAATTTGAGTTTCAACACTTCCCAACATCTTACCTAAGACTGGCAGCACATCGTGTTGCTCAACACTATGGTCTGCAAACTATGGTTCAGGATGGTGGATTAGATGGTCAAGGAAATAGGATTTTGGTCAGAAAAACAGCAGAAAACAGATATCCTGCAGTTCGTTTGTCTGAAATACCTGCAAAACAGTTGGAGAGTGATAAGCCAGAGCATGTTAAAATTGTGATCAGGCCTAGGCCTAATAAAGGGTCTCTAAATGGATTAAATGAACTTGGGACAAAACGAAATTCTTTTAGAAGTGTTGAAGAGAGAAAGGAGGAGTATGATAGGGCACGAGCTCGTATTTTTAGCAGCCCTAACAGTCCTGATTCAGATGACACCTTGTCACAAGCTTCAGTGGATGTAAAACCTGTAGGCTTGAGCAGGGATGACAATGATAGTGGCAGGAACATGATTTTTGACCCAGATAAAAATATGAGCATCAGGGATAATAATCCGTCCCGAGTTGCCATTTTCAGGGATAGGGAGAAAGATCGAATTGACCCAGATTACGATAGAAGTTATGAAAG GTATGTTAGGAATCTTCCAACCAATCAGAACTTCAACTTGGCACATTTTAATATGCAAAAGATTCAACCTCCTTTTGTCCAGTATGATCCCATCTTTTCTCAGCTAGGCCAGATGCCCAGGGCTCAGACTTCATTGAACTACGGTCCAGGACCGTCTAGCCCAATGATGAACCCTTTCTGTGCCATGGGATTGAATCAGACTTCTAGAGATGCTGCATACATACAATGGTCTACTGCTGCAATGATGTATGCACATTCATATGAACAGTCTAGACATGCTGGATTCCAG GCTCCATTGTGTCAACAACCCTTAAGCTTTGATTATTCACAAAACCATTAA